One part of the Candidatus Dormiibacterota bacterium genome encodes these proteins:
- the ndhC gene encoding NADH-quinone oxidoreductase subunit A, with protein MLSDYFPLLIFLAAVFVFGLIALFFPPWLAGHRDSAAKDLPYESGIVPRSGARRKFAVSFYLTAMLFIIFDVEAIFIYPWAVILKGLGWFGVAEMAVFAAILLVALIYVWRKGALEWGN; from the coding sequence GTGCTGAGCGACTACTTTCCCTTGCTCATTTTTCTTGCCGCGGTCTTCGTTTTCGGCCTCATTGCGCTCTTCTTTCCACCCTGGCTGGCCGGCCACCGGGACTCCGCGGCCAAAGACCTGCCTTACGAGTCGGGCATCGTGCCCCGCTCGGGCGCCCGGCGCAAATTCGCGGTCAGCTTCTATCTGACCGCCATGCTCTTCATCATCTTCGATGTCGAGGCGATCTTCATCTACCCCTGGGCGGTCATCCTCAAGGGGCTGGGCTGGTTCGGGGTTGCCGAGATGGCGGTCTTCGCTGCCATCCTGCTGGTCGCGCTGATCTATGTCTGGCGAAAGGGAGCGCTCGAATGGGGGAACTGA
- a CDS encoding NADH-quinone oxidoreductase subunit B family protein has protein sequence MPTGRAAGPTPLNALGDNVLTTTLDRVINWGRSSAIWPALFGLACCAIEMMGTVGPRHDLSRFGSELFRASPRQADLMIVSGRVSIKMAPVLRQIYDQMPEPKWVIAMGACASSAGMFNNYAIVQSVDKIVPVDIYVPGCPPRPEALIDAVVKLQRKIRGEPLVKRPA, from the coding sequence ATGCCGACCGGTCGCGCGGCTGGACCTACGCCGCTCAATGCGCTGGGCGACAACGTGCTCACCACCACGCTGGACCGGGTGATCAACTGGGGTCGGTCGAGCGCGATCTGGCCGGCGCTCTTCGGTCTCGCCTGCTGCGCCATCGAGATGATGGGAACGGTGGGCCCGCGGCATGACCTGTCGCGCTTCGGGTCGGAGCTCTTCCGCGCCTCGCCCCGCCAGGCCGACCTGATGATCGTCTCCGGGCGGGTGTCCATCAAGATGGCGCCAGTGCTCCGCCAGATCTACGACCAGATGCCGGAACCCAAGTGGGTGATTGCGATGGGTGCGTGCGCCTCCTCCGCCGGCATGTTCAACAACTACGCGATCGTCCAGAGCGTGGACAAGATCGTGCCGGTCGACATCTACGTCCCCGGGTGCCCGCCACGGCCGGAAGCCCTGATCGATGCCGTCGTCAAGCTGCAGCGCAAGATCCGCGGCGAGCCGCTGGTCAAGCGCCCCGCCTGA
- a CDS encoding NADH-quinone oxidoreductase subunit C: MLVENLGSRFKEALRESSDFRGDLSIVVDPSAVVDVARYLRDEEGFDYFLYATAVDWPARDPRFTVVWEVRSLANKTRIRIKTTAAMPEPHVPTLTEIWPAANWHERETWDLLGIKFDGHPDLRRLLMPQSWEGHPLRKDYVSFGEPVIFSDQKLEGLEPDAIRG, from the coding sequence ATGCTCGTCGAGAACCTGGGCAGCCGCTTCAAAGAAGCGCTGCGAGAGAGTTCGGACTTCCGCGGCGACCTGAGCATCGTGGTGGACCCGAGCGCGGTCGTCGACGTCGCCCGCTACCTGCGGGATGAGGAGGGCTTCGATTACTTCCTCTACGCCACCGCCGTGGACTGGCCGGCCCGCGATCCTCGGTTCACCGTCGTGTGGGAGGTGCGCTCGCTGGCGAACAAGACCCGCATCCGTATCAAGACGACGGCTGCGATGCCCGAGCCGCATGTGCCCACCCTGACCGAGATCTGGCCGGCCGCGAACTGGCACGAACGCGAGACCTGGGACCTGCTCGGGATCAAGTTCGACGGCCACCCCGATCTGCGCCGGCTGCTGATGCCGCAGAGCTGGGAAGGCCATCCGCTGCGGAAGGATTATGTCTCCTTCGGCGAACCGGTCATCTTCAGCGACCAGAAGCTTGAAGGGCTGGAGCCCGACGCGATCCGTGGCTGA
- the nuoD gene encoding NADH dehydrogenase (quinone) subunit D yields MGPQHPSTHGVLRVRLKLDGEVVRDADPDIGYLHTGFEKSFEEKTYTQGITFSDRMDYLAPPINNVGFVMSIEKLIGVEVPPRAQAIRVLMMELARIASHELWLGTAGLDLGVYSGFFYAWRDRELVLDLNESYSGVRMMTSFTRVGGVAWDLPEGWLDQLQRFIDVMPGRIDDFEAMLTDNPIWHQRLEGIGALSREDAIRTGVTGPMLRASGVDYDVRKAFPYCGYQQYEFQVPLGTNGDCYDRYRVRVQEMRESLKILQQVIDSLPSGPWLTNDRKVALPPRSELSKSMESVIHHFRLVSEGFKGPVGDVYAFVESPRGELGFYLVSDGTNKPYRMKVRPPSFCNLQPLKKLVQGVLLADVIAIMGSMDFILGDVDR; encoded by the coding sequence ATGGGCCCGCAGCATCCGAGCACGCACGGCGTTCTCCGGGTGCGGCTGAAGCTTGACGGCGAGGTGGTGCGTGATGCCGACCCGGACATCGGGTATCTCCACACCGGCTTCGAAAAGTCCTTCGAGGAGAAGACCTACACCCAGGGCATCACCTTCAGCGACCGTATGGATTACCTGGCGCCACCAATCAACAATGTCGGGTTCGTGATGTCCATCGAAAAGCTGATCGGCGTGGAGGTGCCGCCGCGGGCGCAGGCGATCCGGGTATTGATGATGGAGCTGGCACGGATCGCCAGCCACGAGCTGTGGCTGGGCACGGCCGGTCTCGACCTCGGCGTCTACTCCGGCTTCTTCTACGCCTGGCGTGACCGCGAGCTGGTGCTCGACCTGAACGAGTCCTATTCGGGCGTTCGCATGATGACCTCTTTCACCCGGGTCGGCGGCGTCGCCTGGGACCTGCCCGAGGGCTGGCTCGACCAGCTCCAGCGATTCATCGACGTCATGCCGGGCCGGATCGACGACTTCGAGGCGATGCTGACCGACAACCCGATCTGGCACCAGCGCCTCGAGGGGATTGGCGCCCTGTCACGCGAGGATGCGATCAGGACCGGGGTGACCGGGCCGATGCTGCGAGCCTCCGGCGTCGACTACGACGTCCGCAAAGCCTTCCCCTACTGTGGCTATCAGCAGTACGAGTTCCAGGTGCCCCTCGGCACGAACGGCGATTGTTATGACCGCTACCGGGTTCGCGTCCAGGAGATGCGCGAGAGCCTGAAGATCTTGCAGCAGGTCATTGACAGCCTTCCCTCGGGCCCGTGGCTGACGAACGATCGCAAAGTCGCGCTGCCCCCCCGGAGCGAGTTGAGCAAGAGCATGGAGTCTGTTATCCACCACTTCCGGCTGGTGAGCGAAGGGTTCAAAGGCCCGGTTGGTGATGTCTACGCCTTCGTGGAGAGTCCGCGAGGTGAGCTCGGCTTCTACCTCGTCTCCGACGGGACGAACAAGCCGTACCGGATGAAGGTCCGCCCGCCCTCGTTCTGCAACCTCCAACCACTCAAGAAGCTGGTACAGGGTGTCCTGCTGGCCGATGTCATCGCCATCATGGGCAGCATGGACTTCATCCTCGGGGATGTGGACCGCTGA
- a CDS encoding NAD(P)H-dependent oxidoreductase subunit E: protein MALAKPTVEEIRVRAARYPSKQSAIIPALWAVQHEQGYVTKEAMGEIAQILGLPPSLIEATASFYSMFLTRPEGRHDVVICVNAPCMLRGADEMAAYLGQQLGVRDGQTTKDGAITWHSTIECLGACGGAPMMQVDHHFEEDLTPERIDAIIHRLRTELSPLDAKPEKAAVAARPRGKRTQN from the coding sequence ATGGCGCTGGCGAAGCCGACCGTCGAGGAAATCAGGGTGCGGGCCGCGCGCTACCCGTCGAAGCAATCGGCCATCATCCCGGCCCTCTGGGCGGTGCAGCACGAGCAAGGCTACGTCACCAAAGAGGCGATGGGTGAGATCGCGCAGATCCTCGGCCTGCCGCCGTCGCTGATCGAGGCCACCGCGTCCTTCTACTCGATGTTCCTCACCCGGCCGGAGGGCCGGCACGACGTCGTGATCTGCGTCAACGCGCCCTGCATGCTGCGCGGCGCCGACGAGATGGCCGCCTACCTCGGGCAGCAGCTGGGTGTCCGCGATGGCCAAACCACGAAGGATGGGGCGATCACCTGGCATTCGACGATCGAATGCCTGGGGGCCTGCGGCGGCGCGCCGATGATGCAGGTCGACCACCACTTCGAGGAGGACCTGACGCCGGAGCGGATCGACGCGATCATCCATCGGCTGCGGACCGAGCTATCGCCGCTCGACGCAAAGCCCGAGAAAGCGGCCGTCGCCGCGCGGCCGAGAGGGAAGAGGACGCAGAACTGA